In Paenibacillus ihbetae, the following are encoded in one genomic region:
- a CDS encoding MFS transporter: MNLKVLILAISTICVGLVELIVGGILPQIAQDLNISIGTAGQLITVFALIYAFSGPVLLALTAKMERKRLYMLSLFVFFIANVMAYVSPSFTMLMAARILTAMSTALIIVLSLTITAKVVEPAHRAKALGFIYMGISSSLVLGVPLGIMISEAFGWRVLFLGIGVLSIGSMALIYFFLDRIEPDQLTPLREQIKALANPKIAGAHLACLFMLAGHYTVYAYFTPFLESELGLSPYWISIFYFLFGLSAVGGGAFGGALADALGSRKSIIMIITSFMLVLFVLPFTTFYMFLFMAVMVIWGALSWSLAPPLQNYLIQVDPDTSDIQQSFNNSALQLGISLGSAIGGLVLEQGGSVSSTAWVGGGVVVISLVCAMYSLTRPALSARWGK, encoded by the coding sequence ATGAATTTGAAGGTGCTTATCCTTGCAATCTCAACCATATGCGTTGGATTGGTGGAATTGATTGTCGGCGGCATTTTGCCGCAAATTGCTCAAGATTTGAATATTTCAATCGGTACCGCTGGGCAGCTGATCACCGTATTCGCGTTGATCTATGCTTTTTCGGGACCGGTTCTTCTTGCTTTGACGGCAAAAATGGAGCGTAAGCGGTTATATATGCTGTCGCTGTTCGTCTTCTTTATTGCAAACGTAATGGCATACGTAAGTCCGAGCTTTACGATGCTGATGGCAGCAAGAATTTTGACGGCCATGAGCACGGCGCTCATTATCGTGCTGTCGCTGACCATTACGGCGAAGGTGGTGGAGCCGGCCCACCGGGCAAAGGCGCTTGGATTCATTTATATGGGCATTAGCTCGTCTCTGGTGCTGGGGGTGCCGCTGGGGATCATGATCAGCGAAGCTTTCGGGTGGCGCGTTCTGTTCCTCGGAATCGGCGTCCTATCGATCGGGTCGATGGCGCTTATTTACTTCTTCCTGGACCGGATCGAGCCGGATCAATTGACGCCGCTTCGGGAGCAGATTAAGGCGCTGGCTAATCCAAAAATCGCCGGTGCTCATCTGGCGTGCTTATTCATGCTGGCCGGTCATTATACCGTGTACGCGTATTTTACGCCGTTTCTGGAGTCGGAGCTTGGGCTTAGCCCATACTGGATTAGTATCTTCTACTTCCTGTTCGGCTTATCGGCCGTAGGTGGAGGCGCTTTTGGCGGAGCGCTCGCCGATGCTCTCGGATCACGTAAGAGTATTATTATGATCATCACTTCATTTATGCTGGTACTGTTTGTCTTGCCGTTCACGACGTTCTACATGTTCCTGTTCATGGCAGTGATGGTCATCTGGGGGGCGCTAAGCTGGAGCTTGGCTCCGCCGCTGCAAAATTACCTGATTCAGGTGGACCCGGACACGTCCGATATCCAGCAAAGCTTCAACAACTCAGCGCTGCAGCTCGGCATTTCCCTTGGTTCAGCTATTGGGGGACTCGTCTTGGAACAGGGAGGCTCTGTCAGCAGTACGGCATGGGTTGGAGGCGGGGTTGTCGTCATTTCCCTGGTGTGCGCGATGTATTCCCTGACCAGGCCAGCTCTTTCTGCAAGATGGGGCAAATGA
- a CDS encoding substrate-binding domain-containing protein → MSKHITMKDIAEKVGVSTVTVSKALNDKEGVGGELKQKIKAVAMELGYRLNTAAKSMREGLTYNIGVVIPERFTGPDQSFYLRVYQEIAKALESHGYYGILHILSSSDEQELQLPRVYYDRKVDGIILLGQISKPYIELMNSTRTPILFLDFYDDHSDIDAVVTDNFYGAYEMTNYLIRLGHRNIAFVGSIHSTSSIQDRFLGYYKSLLEHRIPLRQEWVLHDRDEHGTLIDIAMPAELPTAFVCNCDQVAYLVVQQLKNNGLSIPEDCSVVGFDNDIYATLTDPHLTTVEVDIEQLAQSSTQTMLGKIASPDLRHGRIVVPGKIIYRDSVRELL, encoded by the coding sequence GTGAGCAAACATATTACGATGAAGGATATCGCAGAAAAGGTAGGCGTCAGCACGGTAACGGTATCCAAAGCGTTGAATGATAAAGAGGGCGTTGGCGGCGAGCTGAAGCAGAAGATCAAGGCTGTTGCGATGGAGCTGGGCTATCGCTTGAACACGGCCGCCAAGTCGATGCGTGAAGGATTAACTTACAATATCGGTGTAGTCATTCCCGAGAGGTTTACCGGGCCGGATCAGTCGTTTTATTTAAGGGTCTATCAAGAAATCGCCAAGGCGCTTGAATCCCACGGCTATTACGGCATCCTCCATATTCTAAGCAGCTCGGATGAGCAGGAGCTCCAATTGCCGCGCGTATACTATGACCGGAAGGTTGACGGTATCATTCTGCTCGGTCAAATCAGCAAGCCTTATATCGAGCTTATGAATTCGACGCGGACGCCGATCCTGTTTCTCGATTTTTATGACGATCATTCCGATATTGACGCCGTTGTCACCGATAATTTTTACGGTGCCTATGAGATGACGAACTATTTAATCCGTCTAGGGCATCGGAACATCGCATTTGTGGGAAGCATCCATTCCACGAGCAGCATTCAGGACCGCTTCCTCGGATACTACAAATCGCTGCTTGAACACCGGATTCCGCTTCGCCAGGAGTGGGTGCTTCATGACCGCGATGAGCACGGGACCTTGATCGATATCGCCATGCCCGCTGAACTTCCGACGGCTTTTGTATGTAATTGCGATCAGGTAGCCTATCTCGTAGTCCAACAGTTGAAGAATAACGGCCTGAGCATTCCGGAGGACTGCTCCGTCGTCGGATTTGACAACGATATCTACGCCACGTTGACCGACCCGCATTTAACGACAGTGGAGGTCGATATTGAGCAGCTGGCGCAATCCTCTACCCAGACCATGCTTGGTAAAATTGCTTCGCCCGACCTGCGGCACGGCCGCATCGTCGTTCCGGGCAAAATTATTTACCGCGATTCCGTGCGCGAGCTGTTATAA
- a CDS encoding AGE family epimerase/isomerase: protein MKTLDPIFNEIRKEWLDHILPFWARLMDEAYGGYYGEVDASLTAKPLAPKGCIANSRILWSFAAAYRVTGTEDYRKCASHAFSFLTERLLDPEFGGLIWMADYEGNVLDARKHIYNQAFGVYALSEYFRATGDADALKLAQELYRTIEAVGYDEQIGAYREEFDREWNEQPNEMLSGSGVVADITMNTHIHVLEAYTTLYRIWPDPQVRQSLDRLLSILHDRMFDAELGRLNVFFDKNWASLTDVTSFGHDIEASWLIQDAIEAAELSNPNYKQMVLALARSVSEHAIQSDGSVMNEQEGGRLDTTRIWWVQAEAMVGFLNAYELTGEAGFLELVRKIWSYTSGKLIDPRPGGEWYWSVDGQGNPDGREIAGPWKCPYHNSRFCIEVLLRLERLYQEA, encoded by the coding sequence ATGAAAACACTTGATCCAATCTTCAACGAGATTCGCAAGGAATGGCTTGATCACATTCTGCCTTTCTGGGCCCGTTTAATGGATGAGGCATATGGCGGTTATTACGGCGAAGTCGATGCTTCCCTTACCGCTAAGCCTCTTGCTCCGAAAGGGTGTATTGCGAATTCAAGAATCTTATGGAGCTTTGCCGCAGCCTATCGCGTGACGGGAACCGAAGATTACCGTAAATGCGCCAGCCATGCGTTCTCTTTCCTAACCGAGCGGCTGCTGGATCCCGAGTTTGGTGGGTTGATCTGGATGGCGGACTATGAAGGGAATGTACTGGACGCACGCAAGCACATCTATAATCAAGCCTTCGGCGTATACGCCTTAAGCGAATATTTCCGTGCAACCGGCGACGCTGACGCGTTGAAGCTCGCGCAGGAGCTGTACCGGACGATTGAAGCGGTCGGTTACGACGAGCAAATCGGGGCATATCGGGAAGAGTTTGACCGGGAATGGAACGAGCAGCCTAATGAAATGCTGAGCGGCAGCGGCGTCGTAGCAGACATCACGATGAACACGCATATTCACGTACTTGAAGCCTATACCACGTTATATCGCATATGGCCGGACCCGCAGGTACGGCAATCGCTGGACCGCCTGCTGTCGATTTTGCATGATCGAATGTTTGATGCGGAGCTTGGGCGGCTGAACGTCTTTTTTGATAAGAACTGGGCATCACTGACGGATGTGACTTCCTTCGGACACGATATTGAAGCAAGCTGGCTGATTCAAGACGCGATTGAAGCTGCGGAGCTCTCGAATCCTAATTATAAGCAAATGGTCCTTGCCCTCGCGCGTTCCGTATCCGAACATGCGATACAATCGGACGGCTCGGTGATGAACGAGCAGGAAGGCGGCCGGCTGGATACGACCCGCATATGGTGGGTGCAGGCTGAAGCGATGGTTGGCTTTCTGAATGCGTATGAGCTCACTGGCGAAGCAGGCTTCCTCGAGCTTGTCCGCAAGATATGGAGCTATACGAGCGGGAAGCTCATCGATCCCCGTCCTGGCGGCGAATGGTACTGGTCTGTTGACGGGCAAGGCAATCCTGACGGACGTGAAATCGCTGGTCCCTGGAAATGTCCCTACCATAACAGCCGCTTCTGCATAGAGGTGCTGCTTCGGTTGGAGCGGCTGTACCAAGAGGCTTAA
- a CDS encoding glycoside hydrolase family 5 protein, with amino-acid sequence MLVVVGSGLPRTELSDGFHVSGTKLYDSTGKAFVMRGMNHAHTWYKNDLHAAIPAIANTGANSVRIVLSNGTQWTRDDVDAVKSIISLVNDNNMIAVLEVHDATGKDDHASLDAAVNYWIDIKEAIIGKEDRVIVNIANEWHGSWSGREWADGYKQAIPKLRNAGIKNTLIVDAAGWGQQTESIAEYGTAVSEADPQRNIIFSIHMYEYAGKDAATVKANMELVLSQGLPLIIGEFGGYHQGADVDEMAVMKYGQEKGVGWLAWSWYGNSPELSYLDLAAGPSGSLTSWGNTVVNGANGIKRTSRKAGIFEMSSDFD; translated from the coding sequence ATGCTCGTTGTGGTCGGAAGCGGATTACCGAGAACTGAGTTGTCTGACGGGTTTCATGTAAGCGGCACCAAACTATATGACTCAACAGGAAAAGCTTTTGTGATGAGAGGGATGAATCATGCCCACACCTGGTATAAAAACGACCTCCATGCTGCCATTCCTGCCATCGCGAATACGGGTGCCAATTCGGTCCGGATTGTGTTATCGAATGGAACTCAATGGACAAGAGACGACGTGGATGCTGTAAAGAGCATCATTTCGCTTGTCAATGACAACAACATGATCGCTGTGCTAGAAGTGCACGATGCGACCGGCAAGGATGATCATGCTTCCCTGGATGCAGCGGTAAATTACTGGATTGATATCAAAGAAGCGATTATAGGCAAGGAAGACCGCGTCATCGTGAATATCGCAAATGAATGGCATGGCAGCTGGAGCGGGAGGGAATGGGCCGATGGCTACAAGCAGGCGATACCGAAATTAAGGAATGCGGGCATTAAAAATACGTTGATCGTCGACGCGGCCGGGTGGGGACAACAAACGGAATCCATCGCGGAGTACGGTACGGCGGTGTCGGAGGCTGATCCGCAGAGGAATATCATTTTCTCCATCCATATGTATGAGTATGCCGGGAAGGATGCTGCGACCGTGAAAGCCAATATGGAGCTTGTTCTGAGTCAAGGGCTGCCGCTCATCATCGGTGAATTCGGAGGATACCATCAAGGTGCGGATGTGGATGAAATGGCGGTTATGAAATACGGGCAGGAGAAGGGTGTCGGTTGGTTGGCATGGTCATGGTACGGCAATAGCCCGGAACTAAGTTATCTTGATCTGGCGGCAGGGCCCTCCGGAAGCTTAACAAGCTGGGGAAACACCGTGGTAAATGGGGCGAATGGGATAAAGCGAACGTCAAGGAAAGCCGGAATATTTGAAATGAGCAGCGATTTTGATTAA
- a CDS encoding MarR family winged helix-turn-helix transcriptional regulator yields the protein MEKNKDWNLMEEADWHFRKLVRRFVKERDKISVEGVSLPGLLILKTIERNGEQRLGDLAEVLDFTSGAVTALCDKLESAGFAVRQRSRTDRRSIVLDITIQGREMLLRNQEVGTCMIDVLFGTFSQEELIQQIHFFKRVHESLEGFSERIHQQYRNAAEGASGKGGSAAPRRNRDFISY from the coding sequence ATGGAGAAGAACAAGGATTGGAATCTGATGGAAGAGGCGGACTGGCATTTTCGAAAGCTTGTGCGAAGATTTGTGAAAGAGCGCGACAAGATATCGGTGGAGGGCGTATCCCTTCCCGGCTTGTTGATCCTGAAGACGATTGAGCGAAACGGCGAACAGCGATTAGGCGATCTTGCGGAGGTTCTGGATTTCACGTCCGGGGCAGTTACCGCCCTCTGCGACAAGCTGGAGTCCGCCGGGTTTGCCGTCAGGCAGAGAAGCCGGACCGACAGGCGCTCGATCGTGCTCGATATTACGATACAGGGGCGAGAGATGCTGCTTCGAAATCAGGAGGTCGGCACCTGCATGATCGATGTATTGTTCGGAACTTTTTCACAAGAGGAGTTAATTCAGCAAATCCATTTTTTTAAGCGGGTCCACGAATCGCTGGAGGGCTTCTCGGAACGGATTCATCAGCAGTACCGCAATGCTGCCGAAGGAGCATCGGGGAAAGGCGGATCTGCAGCTCCCCGGCGTAACCGGGACTTTATCTCGTATTAA
- a CDS encoding aryl-sulfate sulfotransferase, protein MGHPTIYPTGATVYLPGKAWSGYTIFQAADVGALLIDMNGREVHLWKGLRGFPNKLFPGGFVLGSTSERDPKYGFQDESNLVQVDWEGNIVWKFDRYEFIEDPGHPPQWMARQHHDYQREGNPVGYYAPGQEPKLDSGTTIILAHKNVTRPEIAGIELLDDTIIEVDWEGRILWEWSVSDHFSELGFDEHAKQSLYRDPNTRGFGVHAGDWMHINSVSVLGPNKHYDAGDQRFHPDNIIWDARESNIIAIISKRTGEIVWKLGPNYDQEEVKHIGWIIGQHHAHLIPKGLPGEGNILIFDNGGWGGYGSPNPESPDGLKVARRDHSRVLEINPITLEIEWQYTPTEAGFQAPLDSYRFYSPYISSAQRLPNGNTLITEGADGRIFEVTREHELVWEYISPYKNSRNSNMVYRAYRVPYDWIPQLEKPVETEIPKLDVADYRLPGAAPRGAITAVEVEGTISYGEGALCVARTDETARKDRDRHEQN, encoded by the coding sequence ATGGGACATCCGACGATTTATCCTACCGGTGCGACGGTATATTTGCCCGGCAAAGCCTGGAGCGGCTATACGATTTTTCAGGCGGCTGATGTTGGCGCGCTCCTGATTGACATGAACGGCAGAGAGGTACACCTGTGGAAAGGGCTGCGGGGATTTCCCAACAAGCTGTTTCCGGGTGGATTTGTGCTAGGCAGCACTTCCGAGCGGGACCCGAAATATGGCTTCCAGGATGAGAGCAATCTGGTTCAGGTCGATTGGGAAGGCAATATCGTATGGAAATTTGACCGCTATGAATTCATTGAGGATCCGGGCCATCCTCCGCAGTGGATGGCTCGTCAGCATCATGATTATCAGCGGGAAGGCAACCCGGTAGGCTACTATGCGCCGGGGCAGGAACCCAAGCTCGACTCGGGCACTACGATCATCCTTGCGCACAAAAACGTCACCCGTCCCGAAATCGCGGGCATCGAGCTGCTTGACGACACGATTATTGAAGTCGATTGGGAAGGGCGTATCTTATGGGAGTGGTCCGTAAGCGATCATTTCTCCGAGCTTGGATTTGACGAGCATGCGAAGCAGTCCCTGTATCGGGACCCGAACACCCGCGGCTTCGGCGTCCATGCAGGCGACTGGATGCATATCAATTCGGTGTCGGTATTAGGGCCTAACAAGCATTATGATGCGGGAGACCAGCGTTTTCATCCCGACAATATCATCTGGGATGCCAGAGAAAGCAATATTATTGCCATCATCTCCAAACGCACAGGCGAAATCGTCTGGAAGCTGGGCCCGAATTATGATCAAGAGGAAGTGAAGCATATTGGCTGGATCATCGGTCAGCATCATGCTCATCTGATCCCAAAGGGGCTGCCGGGCGAAGGAAATATCCTCATCTTCGACAACGGAGGCTGGGGCGGATATGGCAGTCCCAATCCGGAGTCGCCTGACGGTCTGAAGGTTGCTCGCCGGGATCATTCCCGCGTACTGGAGATCAATCCAATTACCTTGGAGATCGAATGGCAGTACACGCCGACGGAAGCGGGCTTTCAGGCACCGCTGGACTCCTACCGCTTCTACAGTCCGTACATCAGCTCGGCGCAGCGCCTCCCTAACGGCAACACGCTGATCACGGAAGGCGCGGACGGGCGGATCTTCGAAGTGACGCGGGAGCATGAACTGGTTTGGGAGTACATATCTCCGTATAAAAACAGCCGGAACTCCAATATGGTCTACCGGGCGTACCGCGTGCCTTACGATTGGATTCCGCAGCTTGAGAAGCCCGTCGAAACGGAGATCCCTAAGCTGGATGTTGCCGATTATCGACTTCCGGGAGCCGCACCGCGCGGCGCGATTACAGCCGTTGAAGTAGAAGGGACGATCTCTTACGGTGAGGGAGCCCTCTGCGTGGCCAGAACGGATGAAACGGCCAGAAAGGACAGGGATCGCCATGAACAGAACTAG
- a CDS encoding ABC transporter substrate-binding protein, whose protein sequence is MNRTSGNGSKRFVLLLLCSFIISGLLGGCSSAAGEEQGIRLKLRVADISTNTTFRVAKAKGIFDKHGIDAELVNFATPAEGVNSLFIKQVDVAFGADFPLLNAAGKGDYTIFASSGTATDLSASEWKLYVRKEIETAADLKGKKLSFSRGTFIPYLWDVYLAENGIAVSDVELVGQGGFDEAYVALKKGEIDAAWVYGAVLNEKFGALAEARELTDMSKTPVRIGTGLIAPTELLKKNRQGFVQFLKALDEASDYAQQHPEETAEIMYEEVKQPKEATLKDLPINPWSIGFSDKAYEGLQGQKEYMVSSGIIEKDFDLNDKLDLEIVREAFPDRVIDIKKGDGNP, encoded by the coding sequence ATGAACAGAACTAGTGGAAATGGTAGCAAACGCTTTGTCCTGCTCCTTCTGTGCTCATTCATCATCTCGGGTCTTCTCGGCGGCTGCAGCAGCGCAGCAGGTGAGGAGCAGGGAATCCGGCTTAAGCTCAGAGTTGCGGATATTTCCACGAATACGACATTCCGCGTTGCGAAAGCCAAGGGGATCTTTGATAAGCATGGCATCGATGCGGAGCTGGTAAACTTCGCGACGCCTGCCGAAGGCGTAAACTCCCTGTTTATTAAACAGGTGGATGTTGCATTCGGCGCGGACTTTCCGCTTCTGAACGCTGCCGGCAAGGGCGACTACACCATTTTTGCTTCTTCCGGAACGGCTACGGATCTCAGCGCAAGCGAATGGAAGCTGTACGTCCGCAAGGAGATCGAAACCGCCGCGGATCTGAAAGGCAAGAAGCTGAGTTTCTCAAGAGGAACCTTTATTCCTTATTTATGGGATGTGTACCTGGCCGAGAACGGAATTGCGGTTTCTGATGTGGAGCTCGTCGGCCAGGGAGGCTTCGATGAGGCTTATGTCGCGCTGAAAAAAGGGGAGATTGACGCCGCATGGGTATACGGCGCTGTTCTGAACGAAAAGTTCGGCGCCCTTGCAGAGGCGCGCGAGCTGACCGATATGTCGAAGACGCCGGTACGGATCGGCACGGGACTGATCGCGCCGACCGAGCTTCTGAAGAAGAACCGCCAAGGGTTTGTTCAGTTCCTCAAGGCGCTTGATGAGGCTTCGGATTATGCCCAGCAACATCCGGAGGAAACGGCCGAGATCATGTACGAGGAAGTCAAGCAGCCGAAAGAAGCAACCCTGAAGGACCTCCCGATCAATCCTTGGAGCATCGGATTCTCGGATAAGGCGTACGAAGGGCTGCAAGGTCAGAAGGAGTATATGGTATCCAGCGGCATCATCGAGAAGGACTTTGACCTGAACGACAAATTGGATTTGGAGATCGTGAGGGAGGCATTTCCCGATCGCGTGATAGATATCAAGAAAGGGGATGGCAATCCATGA
- a CDS encoding ABC transporter ATP-binding protein, whose protein sequence is MSAVPQTNGIYIEQLNKSFSQPGAGELHYIIQDVNLTVKGGEFFILLGPSGCGKSTLLSLIAGFVSKTSGQVKVGEREVDRPGQDRAVVFQQADSSLFPWLNVRENVEFGLRMKRMPASVRREISDRYISLVGLDGHEQKFPRELSGGMKQRVQLARVLSNDPAILLMDEPFGALDAMTRRTMQRELVNIWRKTNKTVIFVTHDIQEALLLGERIGIMSAGPSSRITDIYDVPLSYPRDLSDPELHRLHNQIQEHFDD, encoded by the coding sequence ATGAGCGCTGTTCCGCAAACGAACGGAATATATATTGAGCAGCTGAACAAAAGCTTCTCGCAGCCGGGAGCAGGGGAACTGCATTACATTATTCAGGATGTGAATCTGACGGTGAAAGGCGGAGAATTCTTCATTCTCCTCGGGCCGAGCGGCTGCGGCAAATCAACACTCCTCAGTCTTATCGCCGGCTTCGTATCCAAGACGTCGGGTCAGGTGAAGGTCGGGGAACGGGAAGTCGATCGTCCCGGACAGGATCGCGCCGTCGTGTTCCAGCAAGCCGATTCTTCCTTGTTTCCGTGGCTGAACGTCCGGGAGAATGTCGAATTCGGCCTGCGGATGAAACGGATGCCTGCCTCGGTACGAAGAGAGATTTCGGATCGGTATATCTCTTTGGTTGGGCTGGACGGGCACGAGCAAAAATTCCCGAGGGAGCTGTCAGGCGGTATGAAGCAGCGCGTTCAACTGGCCAGAGTTCTCTCGAACGATCCTGCAATTCTGCTTATGGATGAACCGTTCGGGGCGCTTGATGCCATGACGAGACGCACGATGCAAAGGGAATTAGTCAATATCTGGAGAAAAACGAATAAAACCGTTATTTTTGTTACCCATGATATCCAGGAAGCGCTGCTTCTCGGAGAACGGATCGGCATCATGTCGGCAGGACCATCCTCCAGGATCACGGATATCTATGACGTCCCTCTGTCCTATCCGCGCGATTTGTCCGATCCGGAGCTCCACCGGCTCCATAACCAAATCCAAGAGCATTTTGACGACTAG
- a CDS encoding ABC transporter permease, producing MSNKMIKGIRHLIFWIVILAVWQLLASVYGPEILPGPIYTAAGGYELLQDGTLVSYIGISSYRVLLGWTLGSLLAIPAGLIIGKVNAIRTIAEPFLNFIRFIPPIAFITLFLVWFGIGETSKVALILYATFFIVVLNTLTGVLSVEEDKIRSARSMGASEWQTVLHVIIPATVPYMFTGVRLAMGTSFMAIIGAEMIASNEGVGYLIWNSRLFFRTDWIFVGLICLGLMGFLTDRAVALLGRKLLSRYGVVSTHSVRR from the coding sequence ATGAGCAATAAGATGATCAAAGGCATTCGCCACCTCATCTTCTGGATTGTCATACTGGCGGTGTGGCAGCTTCTGGCGTCGGTCTATGGGCCGGAAATTCTGCCGGGACCGATCTATACGGCAGCAGGCGGGTATGAGCTGCTTCAAGATGGAACGCTGGTTAGCTACATCGGCATCAGCTCCTACAGAGTTCTGCTCGGCTGGACGCTGGGGAGCCTGCTTGCGATTCCCGCAGGGCTCATAATCGGCAAGGTGAATGCCATAAGGACCATTGCAGAGCCTTTCCTTAATTTCATCCGTTTTATTCCGCCGATTGCATTTATTACGTTGTTTCTGGTCTGGTTCGGGATCGGGGAAACGTCAAAAGTCGCCCTGATTTTGTACGCCACCTTTTTTATCGTGGTGCTGAACACGCTGACCGGCGTGTTGTCCGTCGAAGAGGACAAAATCCGCTCCGCCCGGAGCATGGGCGCATCCGAATGGCAAACGGTGCTCCATGTCATCATTCCCGCAACGGTTCCGTATATGTTCACGGGGGTAAGGCTTGCCATGGGGACCTCGTTCATGGCGATTATCGGAGCAGAAATGATCGCATCCAACGAAGGCGTCGGGTATTTGATCTGGAATTCCAGGCTGTTCTTCCGTACGGACTGGATATTCGTGGGACTCATCTGCCTCGGCTTAATGGGTTTTCTGACCGATCGTGCCGTAGCGCTGCTCGGCAGGAAGCTGTTATCCCGATACGGGGTGGTCAGCACCCATTCGGTTCGACGTTAA
- a CDS encoding helix-turn-helix domain-containing protein: MKHINHILAQNLKRLREERKLSLDKVADLTGISKTMLGQIERGESSPSIATVWKIANGLKISFTSLIHEPASDTVVVPADEVQALVEDNGKVRIYPLFPFEDGRRFEIYSLEMDPGGYLSAEAHIDGTEEFITMFEGELTIRISTDEYTVRRGDSIRFKADKPHVYHNSGETTNQFSMVIHYRE; the protein is encoded by the coding sequence ATGAAGCATATCAATCACATTCTCGCTCAAAACTTAAAGCGGCTCCGGGAGGAACGCAAGCTTAGCCTGGATAAAGTGGCTGATTTGACCGGAATCAGCAAGACGATGCTCGGCCAAATTGAACGAGGCGAATCCAGTCCCTCGATTGCTACCGTATGGAAAATCGCCAACGGGTTGAAAATTTCCTTCACCTCCCTGATTCATGAGCCGGCATCGGATACCGTTGTCGTACCGGCCGATGAGGTCCAGGCATTGGTTGAGGATAACGGGAAGGTCCGGATCTATCCGTTGTTTCCGTTTGAGGACGGACGTCGATTTGAAATCTATTCGCTTGAGATGGATCCAGGGGGATATTTAAGCGCGGAGGCTCACATCGACGGGACGGAGGAATTTATTACGATGTTCGAAGGGGAGCTGACGATACGGATCAGTACCGATGAATATACGGTGCGCCGCGGGGATTCGATTCGCTTTAAAGCCGATAAGCCTCATGTCTATCACAACTCCGGCGAAACAACGAATCAGTTCAGCATGGTGATTCATTATAGAGAATAA
- a CDS encoding LysE family transporter codes for MLVPLLMFAIVSSFTPGPNNIISMTHARKYGYQAALKFIGGVAAGCFAIMLLSGYFNFALYQWIPRVKFALDLLGGLYLLYLAVKIIRSKPQQNEDPAGIMNTFWFGLFFQFINPKVILYGFTAISSFVMPVTDSRLQLVMYSLLLTVVGVSANLTWALGGRLFQRFLERHERAFNVVMGLLLIFSAVSIFAN; via the coding sequence ATGCTCGTACCATTGCTAATGTTTGCTATCGTTTCATCATTTACCCCGGGACCGAACAACATAATCTCAATGACCCATGCCCGAAAATACGGGTATCAGGCCGCTCTAAAGTTTATCGGCGGGGTTGCAGCGGGGTGCTTCGCTATCATGCTGTTGTCCGGTTACTTCAATTTCGCATTATATCAATGGATTCCGAGGGTCAAGTTTGCTTTGGATTTGTTGGGGGGCTTATATCTGCTGTATTTAGCCGTGAAAATCATAAGAAGCAAGCCGCAGCAAAATGAAGACCCGGCCGGCATCATGAATACCTTCTGGTTCGGATTATTCTTCCAGTTCATCAATCCCAAGGTGATTCTATACGGCTTTACGGCCATTTCGTCCTTCGTCATGCCTGTGACGGATTCTCGCCTTCAATTGGTCATGTATTCTTTGCTGCTGACGGTCGTCGGGGTTAGCGCCAACTTGACCTGGGCACTAGGCGGCAGGCTGTTCCAACGTTTCCTCGAACGCCATGAGCGGGCGTTTAATGTCGTGATGGGGCTGTTGCTCATATTCAGTGCCGTATCCATATTCGCGAACTAG